The following are from one region of the Pseudodesulfovibrio piezophilus C1TLV30 genome:
- a CDS encoding cyclic nucleotide-binding domain-containing protein — protein MAIFKCDSCEYKRNVPDSLTGKKAKCPECGRGVTIVETLLPGGHSFEKTGSIELGVTNSNRVDQISQGIGEGEDIVCDQCGHVMQDSDEAMTTCAHCGHALKRNSDALKVTEENIDVSDLANENAPDIWESDFPGNLNVSSTSLDAEEEWQGWRLFEGNLALNVFSGLVSGLLAFYFAVAMSLLAASQNGVHELLPYILSTALTGMAIGCFVFALMSRIPFAVSGPGTISAAILLFFLGSIYRTMAGTYLPEEITATIIASIIVTSLSAGAGLWLVGRLKAGELTRYIPIQIIGGVIGAVGVCVVIVAFEWMGNFPMDWGNVLDTFKNCLLGMNAAECVSSMGPGVVFGLVLFMGLHRFKNSLFLLGLLLVASAVGYACGIWGNDVITQSLAMPVPDLEGGVPLFTVKLLQSGFHQIQWHIMRENILFIGALALLVMLTTMYRTTRLELLLGKEVDLSKEFEALGITNIISGLCGGMPSALSYGRSAGNRATGATGPLSGIVAGIVCAAGLYFVDTVLPLIPRFVPEGLLLFSGVALVNGWMFKAKTAFTRRDDLWMLWSVFLTTLLCGLVVGVGFSVALALMVTVSRNSRGGVIRNILSGANHRSNVDRAPAQQRTLKEYGDHIHVIRLQGFLFLGSMRSLIKNIRERMEERDLLPVEYLILDFRMVSGVASAASVGFEKLHQLGEEYGIDIIITSAPLELEEHLEKSGHLGDHHGAFKVFFNLDYALEWCENHVLDAENMLHMKQMTLPELLAPVFPEPKYIPALMKVLKRVEVAKGEVLFRQGDISDSLFFVESGRLDVELEMEGRKILRLKKVGPGAVFGEMGIYTREPRTATLKATERCVLYMMTTEKLAAVEKRAPMLVSALHKYMVTMLSGRLGDANIKVRDLMS, from the coding sequence GTGGCGATTTTTAAATGCGATTCCTGCGAATACAAACGGAATGTCCCGGATTCTCTTACGGGGAAAAAAGCAAAGTGCCCTGAGTGCGGTCGAGGTGTGACCATTGTCGAGACCCTCTTGCCGGGTGGTCATTCTTTTGAAAAAACAGGAAGCATTGAGCTGGGTGTGACCAATTCAAATAGGGTGGATCAGATATCCCAGGGCATAGGTGAGGGCGAAGATATTGTCTGCGATCAGTGTGGGCATGTGATGCAGGACTCTGATGAGGCGATGACCACGTGTGCCCATTGTGGTCATGCTCTCAAAAGAAACTCTGACGCGCTGAAGGTGACAGAAGAGAATATCGACGTAAGTGACTTGGCCAACGAAAATGCGCCCGATATTTGGGAGTCTGATTTTCCGGGCAATCTCAATGTTTCAAGCACTTCTCTTGATGCAGAAGAGGAGTGGCAGGGGTGGAGACTGTTTGAAGGGAATCTTGCGTTGAATGTTTTTTCCGGTTTGGTCTCCGGTCTTCTCGCCTTTTATTTTGCAGTGGCCATGTCGTTGCTCGCAGCTTCTCAAAACGGCGTGCATGAGTTGTTGCCGTATATCCTCTCCACTGCTTTGACGGGGATGGCTATTGGGTGTTTTGTTTTTGCCTTGATGAGCAGAATTCCATTTGCTGTTTCCGGCCCTGGCACCATTTCAGCTGCGATTCTTCTTTTCTTTCTTGGTTCTATCTATCGAACCATGGCAGGAACCTATTTGCCAGAAGAAATAACAGCTACCATCATTGCATCCATCATTGTCACTTCTCTCTCCGCTGGTGCTGGTTTGTGGCTGGTGGGTCGACTGAAGGCCGGAGAACTCACCAGATATATACCTATTCAGATCATTGGTGGAGTGATTGGGGCTGTTGGAGTGTGCGTGGTCATTGTGGCCTTTGAGTGGATGGGGAACTTTCCCATGGATTGGGGAAATGTTCTCGATACTTTCAAGAATTGTCTTCTTGGGATGAATGCCGCTGAATGCGTTTCAAGTATGGGGCCAGGGGTTGTTTTTGGCCTCGTTCTCTTCATGGGACTTCACAGATTCAAGAATTCCCTGTTTTTGTTAGGTCTTCTTCTCGTCGCCTCTGCCGTCGGCTATGCCTGTGGTATATGGGGCAATGATGTCATTACACAGTCTCTTGCCATGCCTGTCCCTGATTTGGAGGGAGGCGTTCCCTTATTTACGGTCAAGTTGCTTCAGTCTGGATTTCATCAAATCCAATGGCATATCATGAGAGAGAATATCCTCTTTATCGGCGCGTTGGCTTTGCTCGTCATGCTGACAACCATGTATAGAACAACCAGACTCGAATTGCTCTTGGGGAAAGAAGTCGATTTGAGCAAAGAGTTCGAGGCTCTTGGCATCACAAACATTATTTCCGGGTTATGCGGAGGTATGCCGTCGGCCCTTTCCTATGGTCGGAGTGCCGGTAATCGTGCTACCGGCGCAACCGGACCACTTTCCGGCATTGTTGCGGGTATCGTGTGTGCTGCTGGATTATATTTTGTGGATACCGTGCTTCCTCTGATTCCTCGGTTTGTGCCGGAAGGATTGTTGCTTTTTTCTGGGGTTGCGCTTGTGAATGGGTGGATGTTCAAAGCCAAAACTGCTTTTACTCGTCGAGACGATCTTTGGATGTTGTGGAGCGTTTTTCTCACGACTCTTCTATGCGGGCTGGTGGTTGGAGTCGGATTCAGTGTCGCTTTGGCCTTGATGGTAACTGTGAGCCGGAATAGCCGAGGTGGTGTTATACGAAATATTCTTTCAGGAGCGAACCACCGCAGCAATGTTGATAGAGCTCCGGCTCAGCAACGGACACTCAAGGAGTATGGCGATCATATTCATGTCATCCGGTTGCAAGGTTTTCTCTTTCTGGGGTCAATGCGAAGTCTTATCAAGAATATCCGTGAAAGGATGGAGGAAAGAGACCTTCTGCCGGTGGAGTATCTGATCTTGGATTTTCGAATGGTGAGTGGGGTCGCTTCTGCTGCGAGCGTCGGCTTTGAAAAGTTGCATCAACTTGGAGAAGAGTATGGGATTGATATAATCATAACCAGTGCGCCGCTCGAACTTGAAGAGCATCTTGAGAAGAGTGGACATCTCGGTGATCACCACGGTGCATTCAAGGTCTTTTTCAATTTGGATTATGCATTGGAATGGTGTGAAAACCATGTGCTGGATGCGGAAAATATGCTTCACATGAAGCAGATGACCTTACCTGAGCTTCTGGCTCCGGTCTTTCCTGAGCCGAAATATATTCCTGCCCTCATGAAGGTCTTGAAACGAGTCGAAGTTGCGAAGGGCGAAGTCCTGTTCAGGCAGGGGGATATTTCTGATTCACTCTTTTTTGTGGAATCCGGCCGACTTGATGTAGAACTGGAGATGGAAGGCAGAAAGATTTTGCGGTTGAAAAAAGTAGGTCCGGGTGCCGTGTTCGGGGAAATGGGGATTTATACCAGAGAACCTCGGACTGCGACTCTCAAAGCTACAGAACGCTGCGTTTTGTACATGATGACAACAGAGAAATTGGCAGCCGTAGAAAAGCGCGCTCCCATGCTCGTTTCAGCTCTTCATAAGTATATGGTCACAATGTTGTCAGGTCGACTCGGTGACGCTAATATCAAGGTCCGTGACTTGATGTCCTAG
- the rfbD gene encoding dTDP-4-dehydrorhamnose reductase: MDLKGKHVIIFGGKNGLLGKAVTKALLVAKALPIPLSSSDCDILNPKGIEKILNKINPDLIINAAAYTNVDRAEDETEAAFSLNATAPLLLAVEAAKRDILLVHYSTDFVFRGDKKRPYGVTDKPGAFSVYGISKAEGERNLLEFGYDKTLLIRISWLFGAGKMNFVEKILSFAQREMQITVVNDQIGSPSYTTDIAENTLALIRHDANGIYHLANSGTTSWFGLASEAVKIAGLNCTIEPVPSHKYPTKAVRPKYSVLDLSDFTQLTGITPRSWQEALKEYMGHEFPELKSS, encoded by the coding sequence GTGGACCTCAAAGGTAAACACGTCATTATTTTTGGGGGAAAAAATGGACTATTGGGGAAAGCTGTCACCAAAGCTCTCCTCGTCGCCAAGGCTCTTCCGATCCCCCTCTCCAGTTCGGATTGCGACATCCTCAACCCCAAGGGAATTGAGAAGATTCTAAACAAAATCAATCCGGACCTTATCATCAATGCTGCCGCATATACGAACGTTGACCGTGCTGAAGATGAAACAGAAGCCGCATTTTCCCTCAATGCCACCGCCCCTCTACTCCTAGCAGTTGAAGCAGCCAAACGGGACATTCTCCTTGTCCATTACAGCACAGATTTTGTGTTCAGAGGGGATAAGAAACGTCCGTACGGGGTCACTGACAAACCGGGCGCATTCTCGGTGTATGGAATCAGCAAGGCCGAAGGGGAAAGAAACCTGCTCGAATTTGGCTATGACAAGACTCTGCTTATTCGTATTTCGTGGCTCTTCGGGGCAGGGAAAATGAATTTTGTCGAAAAGATCCTTTCCTTTGCTCAAAGGGAAATGCAGATTACTGTCGTCAACGATCAAATAGGATCGCCCTCATATACCACTGATATAGCTGAAAACACTTTGGCCCTCATCAGACATGACGCCAATGGCATATACCATCTCGCCAATTCAGGGACAACGTCATGGTTCGGACTTGCATCAGAAGCTGTCAAAATAGCCGGGCTAAACTGCACTATTGAGCCGGTTCCGTCACACAAGTATCCGACCAAAGCAGTCAGACCAAAATACTCAGTGCTTGATCTTTCCGACTTCACCCAACTCACAGGGATCACACCCCGTTCATGGCAAGAGGCACTGAAGGAATATATGGGACATGAATTCCCAGAACTCAAAAGCTCCTAG
- the rfbB gene encoding dTDP-glucose 4,6-dehydratase codes for MKVLITGGCGFIGTNFIRLMLEKHPDWSITNLDKLTYAGNRLNLLDLEENEARYSFVRGDIGDRDLLMDLLSGKAFDAVVNFAAESHVDRSINDPAPFVTTNILGTQTLLECARQCHVSRFVHISTDEVYGTLGNVGQFIETTPLTPNSPYSASKAGADLMARAYFETYGFPVLITRCSNNYGPYQFPEKLIPLMYMNAINDRPLPVYGDGTNIRDWIYVDDHCLGVELTLLKGREGQVYNFGGDAEETNINVVKTLLSIVGKPESLITYVTDRPGHDKRYAMNFALAAEELGFAPTVSFATGLQKTIAWYESNQQWLNQVQSGEYKNFMDRWYKERS; via the coding sequence ATGAAAGTACTCATAACCGGTGGCTGCGGATTCATAGGAACCAATTTCATACGCCTCATGCTTGAGAAACACCCGGATTGGTCAATCACCAACCTGGACAAACTCACGTATGCAGGGAATCGTCTCAACCTGCTTGATCTTGAGGAGAATGAAGCCCGGTATTCATTTGTCCGGGGAGATATCGGCGACCGAGATCTTCTCATGGACCTGCTGTCTGGAAAGGCGTTTGATGCTGTTGTCAACTTTGCTGCTGAATCACATGTAGATCGGTCAATAAATGATCCTGCCCCATTTGTGACCACTAATATTCTCGGAACACAGACTTTGCTTGAGTGCGCACGCCAATGTCATGTCTCCCGTTTTGTACATATTTCGACTGATGAAGTGTACGGTACTCTCGGGAATGTCGGACAATTTATTGAAACGACCCCCCTGACTCCGAACTCCCCCTATTCAGCGAGCAAGGCCGGAGCTGATCTTATGGCTCGAGCATATTTTGAAACCTATGGATTCCCGGTCCTGATCACCCGTTGTTCGAATAACTACGGCCCATATCAATTCCCGGAAAAGCTCATACCACTGATGTACATGAATGCCATCAATGATAGGCCACTCCCGGTTTATGGTGATGGAACGAATATACGGGATTGGATCTATGTTGACGATCACTGCCTCGGCGTTGAGCTGACGCTGCTCAAAGGACGGGAAGGACAGGTTTACAACTTTGGTGGAGATGCAGAAGAAACCAACATCAATGTCGTTAAAACGCTTTTATCCATAGTGGGCAAACCGGAAAGCCTTATAACCTATGTCACCGACAGACCCGGCCATGACAAACGATATGCCATGAATTTTGCTCTTGCAGCAGAAGAACTCGGATTTGCCCCCACCGTCAGCTTCGCGACAGGGCTACAAAAAACCATCGCATGGTATGAATCAAACCAACAATGGCTCAATCAAGTTCAAAGCGGTGAGTATAAGAACTTCATGGACAGATGGTACAAGGAGCGTTCCTAG
- a CDS encoding tRNA (cytidine(34)-2'-O)-methyltransferase, with protein MQIALYEPEIPPNTGNIARLCAATKTPLHLIEPLGFLVDDKHLRRAGLDYWPHVDVSIHSNFEVFLDTVKPERLVLASAKAATAHHKFQFHSNDVLLLGPETRGLPQDLLEQYPTCVRIPIWGKVRSLNLSTATGILLFEALRQTEGLPD; from the coding sequence ATGCAAATAGCTCTCTATGAACCGGAAATACCACCGAACACAGGCAACATAGCTCGCCTCTGCGCTGCAACGAAAACCCCGCTCCACCTCATTGAGCCTTTAGGATTCCTGGTGGACGATAAACATCTGCGACGGGCCGGACTCGACTACTGGCCCCACGTAGATGTCTCCATTCACTCCAACTTCGAAGTCTTCCTTGATACGGTCAAACCCGAACGGTTGGTCCTGGCCAGTGCAAAAGCTGCCACAGCTCACCACAAATTCCAATTCCATTCGAATGACGTCCTCCTTTTGGGACCGGAAACACGGGGATTGCCACAAGATTTGCTTGAACAATACCCTACCTGTGTGCGAATTCCCATTTGGGGAAAAGTACGCAGCTTGAACCTCTCAACAGCCACAGGCATTCTTCTCTTTGAAGCATTACGCCAAACAGAGGGTCTCCCGGACTGA
- a CDS encoding molybdopterin-guanine dinucleotide biosynthesis protein MobB, translating into MKAISLVGPKKSGKTTLGIKLAQYFKKQGLTVSVAKFSHHDLNWQDTDTTRYAEICDTVAGLGPNETFIHWDGHRFLPDLLPLLTADVLIVEGGKELGFLPRILCLSGDLSDGIEWLHPELALGSYGERTLGPIPVCKTIEELGDLVLEKGFFLPGMDCETCGRPDCKGLAEDIVKGVATPEACLAMHNSITVDINGAPVGMKPFVEEIISASIREMLRTLKGYSPGKATLTLDV; encoded by the coding sequence ATGAAGGCCATTTCTCTGGTCGGACCGAAAAAATCCGGCAAAACAACTCTGGGCATCAAGTTAGCACAATACTTCAAGAAACAAGGACTGACTGTCTCAGTCGCTAAATTCAGCCACCATGACCTCAACTGGCAGGATACAGATACGACAAGGTATGCCGAAATCTGTGACACCGTCGCAGGTTTAGGACCCAATGAAACTTTTATTCATTGGGACGGCCATCGCTTTCTACCTGATCTGCTTCCCTTGCTCACTGCCGATGTACTTATCGTTGAAGGCGGAAAAGAGCTTGGTTTTCTGCCCAGAATCCTCTGTCTCTCCGGCGACCTTTCTGATGGAATCGAATGGCTCCATCCAGAATTGGCTCTTGGCTCTTATGGAGAAAGAACACTCGGGCCCATTCCAGTCTGCAAGACTATCGAAGAACTGGGGGATCTGGTTTTGGAAAAAGGGTTTTTCCTGCCGGGTATGGACTGTGAAACCTGCGGACGCCCAGACTGTAAAGGCTTGGCAGAAGACATCGTCAAGGGAGTTGCCACACCCGAAGCTTGCTTGGCCATGCACAATTCAATCACCGTTGATATCAATGGAGCCCCTGTCGGTATGAAACCATTCGTCGAAGAAATCATTTCCGCATCCATCCGGGAAATGCTCAGAACCCTGAAAGGATATTCTCCGGGTAAAGCAACTCTCACACTGGACGTCTAA
- a CDS encoding ABC transporter ATP-binding protein, which translates to MTTPLITLDHIHQAYSGRTVLNIESLAIESGSIIGLAGPNGSGKSTLLRLLAFLDSPNQGTLSFMGSPTSTKPGAVHRQVTLLVQEPYLLKRTVHANIAYGLKVRGKSDISTKVHNALIEVGLAPDLFMARQWYELSGGEAQRVALAARLVLKPKVLLMDEPTASLDTQSAERIRKAALQARANNGTSLVIASHDLKWLEEVSDKTIHLADGYITAIK; encoded by the coding sequence ATGACGACCCCACTCATCACTTTGGACCATATTCACCAAGCATATTCTGGTAGAACTGTTCTGAATATTGAAAGTCTTGCAATTGAAAGCGGCAGCATCATCGGGTTGGCCGGTCCCAACGGGTCCGGAAAATCCACACTTCTGCGTCTCCTGGCCTTTTTGGACAGCCCCAATCAGGGCACTCTCTCATTCATGGGATCACCCACTTCCACCAAACCCGGAGCCGTCCACCGCCAAGTCACCTTATTGGTACAAGAGCCTTACCTGCTCAAACGCACTGTTCACGCAAACATAGCCTATGGCCTTAAAGTACGAGGCAAGTCGGACATTTCTACCAAAGTTCATAATGCTCTCATTGAAGTAGGCTTGGCTCCAGACTTATTCATGGCAAGACAATGGTATGAATTGTCCGGCGGAGAAGCGCAACGAGTTGCCCTTGCCGCGCGACTGGTGCTCAAACCGAAAGTCCTGCTCATGGATGAACCGACAGCAAGCTTGGACACTCAAAGCGCAGAGCGTATCCGCAAAGCTGCACTTCAAGCTCGGGCCAACAACGGGACCAGTTTGGTCATTGCCAGTCATGACTTGAAGTGGCTTGAAGAGGTCAGTGACAAGACTATCCACCTTGCCGATGGATATATTACCGCTATAAAATGA
- a CDS encoding ABC transporter permease, with protein MEFLLQGFLQGFVLLFSGDAETYSAILTTVWASSLSMACSLAIGIPLGFLLGHKRFPGKKSVRTIVDTLLSFPTVVIGLLVYAFLTKHGPLGGTGLLFSVPGIAMGQTLLGLPIIIAMTANAVEGLDTRLPMTLITLGANPRQILWATIMEARFSLMLAAMAAYGRIVSEVGISMMVGGNIKWHTRTITTAIALETGKGEFAVGIALGMVLLTVALIVNIFASGLKKKAVQ; from the coding sequence ATGGAATTTCTCCTACAAGGTTTTCTCCAGGGATTCGTTCTCCTCTTCTCAGGTGATGCGGAAACGTATTCAGCCATTCTTACCACGGTCTGGGCTTCATCTCTCTCCATGGCCTGTAGCCTTGCAATCGGAATCCCTCTTGGATTTCTCCTCGGACATAAAAGGTTCCCAGGAAAAAAATCCGTCAGAACCATCGTTGATACTCTTCTTTCCTTTCCCACAGTCGTTATTGGACTTCTTGTCTATGCCTTCCTCACGAAACACGGTCCTCTGGGCGGAACCGGCCTTCTTTTTTCCGTCCCCGGCATAGCCATGGGCCAAACCCTCCTAGGATTGCCCATTATCATCGCCATGACAGCCAATGCTGTCGAGGGGCTTGATACACGCTTACCCATGACTCTTATCACCTTGGGTGCGAATCCACGCCAAATTTTATGGGCCACAATCATGGAAGCCCGTTTCTCTCTTATGCTTGCAGCCATGGCCGCCTATGGCAGGATCGTCTCTGAAGTTGGAATATCCATGATGGTGGGTGGGAATATCAAATGGCATACCCGGACCATTACGACCGCTATAGCTCTGGAAACCGGCAAAGGTGAGTTTGCCGTTGGGATTGCTTTGGGCATGGTCTTGCTTACCGTCGCCCTTATCGTCAATATTTTTGCTTCAGGCCTCAAAAAAAAGGCAGTCCAATGA
- a CDS encoding substrate-binding domain-containing protein, translated as MKRFYSFALALVLTLALAMPAMAGKTLMMATTTSTANTGLLDELIVPKFMKDTGIEIKFVAIGTGKALKMAENCDVDVVLVHAPGAEMKYVEKGVLIDRKELMYNDFVIIGPASDPAGVKGMNVTDALKTIEAQKAVFTSRGDNSGTNKKEISLWKAAGMAVPEKAEWYVQTGQGMLPTINIANEKNGYTMTDRGTYIKYADNHGGNAPLKVLVEGDKVLFNQYSALAVNPAHCKDAQYDLAKQFIAWMASPDTQKAIGEFKLLGKKLFIPNAQ; from the coding sequence ATGAAAAGATTTTACTCTTTTGCACTGGCACTTGTTCTGACGCTCGCGCTGGCCATGCCTGCAATGGCGGGTAAAACCCTGATGATGGCAACCACAACCAGCACTGCAAACACTGGTCTTCTGGATGAACTGATTGTTCCCAAATTCATGAAAGATACCGGCATCGAAATAAAATTTGTCGCCATAGGCACTGGTAAGGCCCTGAAAATGGCTGAGAATTGCGATGTCGATGTTGTCCTGGTGCACGCTCCCGGCGCTGAAATGAAATATGTGGAAAAAGGTGTGCTTATTGACCGCAAGGAATTGATGTACAATGACTTTGTCATCATCGGCCCCGCATCTGATCCAGCCGGAGTCAAAGGCATGAATGTCACCGATGCCTTGAAGACCATTGAGGCTCAAAAAGCCGTCTTCACAAGCCGTGGTGATAATTCCGGTACAAACAAGAAGGAAATTTCATTGTGGAAGGCTGCAGGTATGGCTGTTCCAGAAAAGGCTGAATGGTATGTTCAGACCGGACAAGGTATGCTGCCAACTATCAACATCGCCAATGAAAAAAACGGATACACCATGACAGACCGTGGAACCTACATCAAGTATGCTGATAATCATGGTGGTAATGCCCCTCTCAAAGTCCTGGTGGAAGGAGACAAGGTTCTCTTCAACCAATACAGCGCTCTTGCCGTGAACCCGGCTCATTGCAAAGATGCTCAGTATGATCTGGCAAAACAATTCATCGCATGGATGGCCTCTCCTGATACTCAAAAAGCTATCGGAGAATTCAAACTGCTCGGCAAGAAGCTCTTCATTCCAAACGCCCAGTAA
- a CDS encoding winged helix-turn-helix domain-containing protein has translation MTDSNEATLRLRVWIEQKNEIYIGIGSTLLLQHIQKLGSLRKAAEALGMSYRRAWGKLKNAEERIGQPLVAKTKGKGQRFNLSPYGKELMEKFLHFYLDVENYAMRKASEVLEMDVQKSGEFYRDDTE, from the coding sequence ATGACTGATTCAAATGAAGCGACACTCCGTCTTAGAGTGTGGATCGAGCAGAAGAATGAAATCTATATTGGCATAGGCAGCACCTTACTCCTGCAACACATCCAGAAGCTCGGGTCTCTTCGAAAAGCTGCTGAGGCACTCGGGATGTCATACCGACGCGCATGGGGAAAACTGAAAAATGCCGAAGAACGAATTGGCCAACCTTTGGTCGCCAAGACAAAAGGGAAAGGGCAAAGATTCAACCTTTCACCTTACGGCAAAGAACTCATGGAAAAATTTCTCCATTTTTACTTGGATGTAGAAAACTACGCCATGCGGAAAGCTTCCGAGGTGTTGGAAATGGATGTTCAAAAATCCGGTGAATTTTACCGAGACGATACCGAATAG
- a CDS encoding HesA/MoeB/ThiF family protein — MISLADMITEQAEPYSSSKGESQQVISSEAIAAIAKHHAQPGSSIEAQALRQKITPLRYLRNQNAIPAQEQILLLESSIAQVGLGGLGGTLLDIFLRTGIGSIKAADGDLFEESNLNRQSLSTQKTLGWEKSRAANQRAYTINPSVSFDARHLFLKPKELPEFLTGADIAIDALGGLETRLALQQAAARVDIPLVTGALAGWTGYVGVILPGQPGPAEIMGRNNAAEEMLGCPAPTVTLIASLMAALTVQLLSGHPSLLAASIFVIDLKSLTFEKISL, encoded by the coding sequence ATGATCTCCCTTGCGGATATGATAACGGAACAAGCTGAACCATATTCTTCTTCAAAGGGAGAATCGCAACAGGTAATTTCAAGTGAAGCAATTGCAGCAATCGCCAAGCACCATGCTCAACCCGGTTCTTCAATTGAAGCGCAAGCTCTTCGACAAAAAATCACTCCTCTCCGCTACCTGAGAAATCAAAACGCAATCCCTGCACAAGAACAGATTCTACTCCTTGAATCCAGTATTGCTCAAGTAGGGCTGGGTGGACTCGGAGGAACACTGCTCGATATTTTTCTCCGCACAGGAATCGGGAGTATTAAAGCTGCTGACGGTGATTTATTTGAAGAAAGCAATCTCAATAGGCAATCTCTTTCTACCCAAAAGACTCTCGGTTGGGAAAAATCACGAGCTGCCAACCAAAGGGCTTACACCATAAACCCATCTGTATCATTCGATGCCCGCCATCTATTTCTGAAACCAAAAGAACTCCCGGAGTTCCTGACTGGAGCAGATATCGCCATTGACGCTTTAGGCGGATTGGAAACACGGCTGGCACTGCAGCAGGCTGCTGCCCGAGTGGATATTCCTCTGGTAACCGGTGCTTTGGCAGGATGGACAGGCTATGTTGGAGTGATATTGCCCGGTCAACCTGGCCCAGCTGAAATCATGGGGCGGAACAATGCAGCGGAAGAGATGCTCGGGTGCCCGGCACCGACTGTGACACTCATCGCTTCGCTCATGGCGGCACTCACGGTCCAACTGCTCTCAGGTCACCCCTCCCTTCTTGCCGCCTCAATCTTTGTCATCGACCTCAAATCACTCACTTTCGAAAAAATATCCCTATAA
- a CDS encoding MoaD/ThiS family protein: MGIELKCFATLAQFLPENHEDFSIDPGETILSLMTKLGIPATEVSLMFINSARAYPESEIRNGDRVGLFPPVGGG; the protein is encoded by the coding sequence ATGGGTATAGAACTAAAATGCTTTGCGACATTGGCTCAATTTCTGCCTGAAAATCATGAAGATTTTTCTATAGATCCAGGCGAAACCATACTCTCACTCATGACCAAACTCGGTATTCCGGCAACCGAAGTTTCACTCATGTTCATCAACTCTGCCCGCGCTTATCCTGAAAGTGAAATCAGAAATGGTGACCGGGTCGGACTTTTCCCACCTGTAGGCGGCGGATAA